A window of the Butyricimonas faecalis genome harbors these coding sequences:
- a CDS encoding PKD-like family lipoprotein, whose protein sequence is MKYNIFSLIIIVLFFTNCYDDKGSNSYHDINTIEIGEFPNFENNITIGDVLDIKPELTFSSGVETENLTYTWTYCGKTRPEWNKKDFHWVTDTIALGQLALRITDPNTGVTYIQSKTYEVYSKFNAYGWIILGDKDQKSYLTFIKESIEENETGEEVWADIVYEDVYKQQNNSELGSIPIKIHEHFCNTYGNSNLVGNIMIVQQGGQGMVDLDGFAFQKEITIDEAFANNALPADFKPINTMSMKRVDLIENYDGKIFSRVKPNDQLFHSSSYLQTPVTLDGEELHAHIHLSTFVYCGFATLHDFENNRLVLVLDQTINNGLTNVNKPLVMPGKPSDDIESVPADWVPLDNLGDNELIHLGYYRPDPYDAYSSQCVGFFMILKDKDGKYWTQDFIINRDWNISDVYLNNCKRNEIDLAPYINSNSVIYTLPYGEESDYVLISKDKELYLYCRNSPKDGIKPYYTCSGNVTAINAEKYRHRHAGIGMDNGQFIILNMKDGKNLTNEEKLIWKTPEETNLGKIVDVRFKVGSGNEWSWSNANKK, encoded by the coding sequence ATGAAATATAATATATTTTCACTCATCATTATAGTGCTGTTTTTCACCAATTGCTATGATGACAAAGGAAGTAATTCTTACCACGATATCAATACTATAGAAATCGGAGAATTTCCCAATTTTGAAAATAACATAACCATAGGGGATGTACTGGATATAAAACCGGAATTAACATTTAGCAGCGGTGTTGAGACAGAGAATTTGACTTACACGTGGACTTATTGTGGTAAAACACGCCCGGAGTGGAATAAAAAAGATTTCCACTGGGTCACGGACACGATTGCATTAGGACAACTTGCTTTACGCATTACCGATCCTAATACGGGGGTTACCTACATTCAATCCAAAACGTATGAGGTGTATAGTAAATTTAATGCCTATGGGTGGATTATACTGGGAGATAAAGACCAAAAATCTTACCTGACATTCATAAAAGAGTCAATAGAAGAAAATGAAACCGGGGAGGAGGTTTGGGCTGACATCGTGTATGAAGACGTGTATAAACAACAAAATAATAGTGAGTTAGGCTCTATACCAATTAAAATACATGAACACTTCTGTAATACATACGGCAACAGTAACTTAGTTGGTAATATTATGATTGTGCAACAAGGGGGACAAGGCATGGTTGATTTGGATGGTTTTGCATTCCAAAAAGAGATCACAATTGACGAGGCGTTCGCCAACAATGCCTTGCCAGCTGATTTCAAACCGATCAATACCATGTCCATGAAAAGAGTCGACTTGATAGAAAATTATGATGGGAAAATATTTTCTCGGGTAAAACCCAATGATCAATTGTTTCATTCAAGCAGCTATTTACAAACACCGGTTACTTTAGACGGAGAAGAATTGCATGCTCATATCCATCTATCGACATTCGTCTATTGTGGTTTTGCAACCCTCCATGATTTTGAAAATAACCGACTGGTTTTGGTCTTGGATCAAACCATCAATAATGGATTGACAAATGTAAACAAACCTCTAGTAATGCCCGGTAAACCTTCGGACGATATTGAGTCGGTTCCAGCAGATTGGGTACCTCTGGATAATCTAGGAGATAATGAATTAATCCATTTAGGATATTATCGTCCCGATCCCTATGATGCATACTCATCCCAGTGTGTTGGGTTCTTCATGATTTTAAAAGATAAAGATGGGAAATACTGGACACAAGATTTTATCATAAATCGGGATTGGAATATTTCAGATGTCTACTTAAATAACTGTAAACGTAATGAAATTGATTTAGCCCCGTATATAAACTCCAATAGCGTGATATATACTTTGCCTTACGGGGAAGAATCAGATTACGTACTTATATCCAAGGATAAGGAACTCTACTTGTATTGCAGAAATTCCCCTAAAGATGGCATTAAACCTTATTATACCTGCTCCGGCAATGTCACGGCAATAAATGCGGAAAAATATAGACACAGGCATGCGGGGATTGGTATGGATAATGGACAATTTATTATTCTGAATATGAAAGATGGTAAAAATTTAACAAACGAAGAAAAATTGATATGGAAGACTCCCGAAGAAACGAATCTTGGCAAAATCGTTGATGTCCGCTTTAAAGTAGGAAGTGGAAACGAGTGGAGTTGGTCTAATGCGAATAAAAAATAG
- a CDS encoding DUF4843 domain-containing protein, with product MKKYIIILGLLFVLFACSEQEAALYDTAHRQLFISTEGRMDTAYISFSHHPGENTLKVPFIVTLIGEPAKVDLEYKIQVIDSLTTAIVGDYVLPQPPVFKANRMQDTLWIEVKKEKLEEKSYLLKLTLAENENFKAGYYYQQTAQLRYDNMISCPLWWDNTIVEMYLGTFSPEKYTAFIKVTDETTLEGKEPWEMRLLALELKNAIAASLADNDPDNDITEAGGAPMIIPCY from the coding sequence ATGAAAAAGTATATTATTATATTAGGATTATTATTTGTCTTGTTTGCTTGTTCTGAGCAAGAGGCGGCACTATATGACACAGCCCATCGCCAATTATTCATTTCCACGGAGGGAAGAATGGACACGGCTTATATTTCGTTTTCGCATCATCCGGGGGAGAATACATTAAAGGTGCCCTTCATCGTGACTCTAATCGGAGAACCAGCCAAGGTTGACCTTGAATATAAAATACAAGTTATTGATTCCTTAACGACAGCCATTGTGGGGGACTACGTGTTACCCCAACCTCCTGTTTTCAAGGCGAACCGCATGCAGGACACGTTGTGGATAGAGGTTAAGAAAGAGAAGCTAGAGGAGAAATCCTACCTACTTAAGCTCACCTTGGCTGAAAATGAAAATTTTAAAGCCGGTTATTATTACCAACAAACAGCGCAACTTCGTTATGACAATATGATAAGTTGCCCTTTATGGTGGGATAATACCATCGTTGAAATGTATTTAGGGACATTCTCCCCGGAGAAATACACTGCCTTTATAAAAGTAACGGACGAAACCACCCTAGAAGGTAAGGAACCGTGGGAGATGCGGCTATTAGCACTAGAACTCAAAAACGCCATTGCGGCTTCGCTTGCCGATAATGATCCGGACAATGACATAACGGAAGCTGGAGGAGCCCCAATGATAATCCCTTGCTATTAA
- a CDS encoding RagB/SusD family nutrient uptake outer membrane protein, which translates to MKVLKFITAITLLTVLSSCNDWLTISPKDQVDEEQLFETGLGYRNALNGIYQNMASGSMYGREMTWGVLDVLAQYYDSGELDNPWKHMAEKFNYDVQDSETLIDNIWSRAFNSIANANNLLSRIDDEDPLKFAGEELEKNVIKGEALALRAFLHFDMVRLFAPSKDDGRTYIPYFEKYPSTFEPRTTVNEVMEKVIRDLNAAKDLVAPYDTLDSREDKLHSLYRFNTAIGMGVLGVTDLFEAYRGFRMNYYAIQALLARAYAYIGRYQEAFDATQIVIDAKDKDLHKLFQFTSKSDLSKKPKLQDDLIFALSNEKLLDNYLEYYNGEYVKLYLDIWDKDDLFDDPADYRRELIAEVGYFYQSVKYSKTATGNQQINEVMIPMLRLSEMYYIRAEYYAHSSMFDKATSELDMVRRGRNCTIGRLDISSVSEFSTELINEAKREFVGEGQLWYYYKKLNIKPVRSMPDDAFIFPLPKSETIN; encoded by the coding sequence ATGAAAGTATTGAAATTTATTACCGCTATAACTTTGTTGACCGTATTGAGTTCGTGTAACGATTGGTTGACAATAAGCCCGAAAGATCAAGTTGACGAAGAGCAGCTTTTTGAAACCGGGTTAGGATACAGAAATGCTTTGAACGGCATATATCAAAACATGGCTTCCGGAAGCATGTACGGCAGGGAGATGACATGGGGTGTACTCGATGTGTTGGCGCAATACTATGATTCTGGAGAACTCGATAATCCTTGGAAACACATGGCTGAAAAATTCAATTATGATGTCCAAGATTCAGAAACATTAATTGACAACATCTGGTCGAGAGCTTTCAATTCTATTGCGAATGCGAATAACTTATTGTCACGGATTGACGATGAAGACCCGTTAAAATTTGCGGGAGAAGAACTGGAAAAAAATGTAATCAAAGGTGAGGCGTTGGCTCTTCGGGCTTTCCTACACTTTGATATGGTACGTTTATTTGCCCCATCCAAAGATGATGGCCGTACCTATATTCCTTATTTCGAGAAATATCCATCGACTTTCGAACCAAGAACAACGGTCAACGAGGTGATGGAAAAAGTGATTCGTGACCTTAATGCGGCAAAAGATCTTGTGGCGCCGTATGACACGTTGGATTCGCGAGAAGACAAGTTACATTCATTGTACCGTTTTAACACGGCAATCGGGATGGGGGTACTAGGAGTTACAGATCTTTTTGAGGCATATAGAGGCTTTAGGATGAATTACTACGCCATTCAAGCCCTTTTAGCTCGTGCATACGCTTATATCGGGAGATACCAAGAGGCATTTGATGCTACCCAAATCGTTATCGATGCAAAAGATAAAGATCTACACAAGTTATTCCAGTTTACTTCTAAAAGCGACCTTAGTAAAAAACCAAAATTGCAAGATGATCTAATTTTTGCATTGTCAAATGAAAAACTTTTGGACAACTATCTGGAATATTATAATGGAGAGTACGTAAAGTTATATCTAGACATTTGGGATAAAGATGACCTATTCGATGATCCTGCCGATTACCGTAGGGAGTTAATCGCTGAAGTCGGATATTTTTATCAATCCGTAAAATACTCCAAAACTGCAACAGGCAACCAGCAGATAAACGAAGTCATGATACCCATGCTCCGTTTAAGCGAAATGTACTATATCCGGGCAGAATATTATGCGCATTCCAGTATGTTCGACAAGGCTACAAGTGAACTGGACATGGTACGCCGGGGACGGAATTGTACCATCGGACGCTTGGATATCAGTTCTGTATCGGAATTTAGCACGGAATTGATTAATGAAGCCAAAAGGGAATTTGTAGGAGAAGGACAATTATGGTATTATTATAAAAAACTCAATATCAAACCTGTCAGATCCATGCCGGACGATGCCTTTATCTTTCCTTTACCCAAAAGTGAAACCATTAATTAA
- a CDS encoding SusC/RagA family TonB-linked outer membrane protein → MKKNGIEVFGGMQRFKKMRFIFKRSFLLLFMSLFFLQVGAKSQVVRLTMNLENVTIDQAITNVSQKTGYRFLYQMEEVIKYGKRNLSVKSATLEEVLNELLKDTPLSYVIQNDVVIITPAKDEKAQEKPRQIKGKVVDEKSVPLPGVTILIEGTKLGVVTDADGKFKIEIPKMDSTILVFSFIGMETIHYRLSDDRKNDEKLIIKMKGDVEEMDEVVVTGYANIRKESFTGNTVSVKKEELLKASKTNVIKALQAFDPSFRIKENNQWGSDPNALPEMYIRGESGIGIKQLDPNYTTKGNLQNNPNLPTFIMDGFEISVQKLYDFDINRIESITILKDAAATALYGSRAANGVVVITTVAPKPGKLNVSYSFTGSVVAPDLSDYDLLNAREKLKVEKLAGCYDADDDLDLIAKEKEYNAKLTNIEKGVDTYWLSKPLETIFNHKHSLFVEGGAENVRFGLDLGYNTNSGVMIGSYRDNIGIALYVDYRIGELQVKNQVSYNLTKSAESPYGDFSKYAYAQPYDPYKDKNGKYLEKLQDYDGTSTATDYRENPLYESTLMNYDKSDIEEFINNLSANWYITQHLLLKGTFSITRIVEHGESFLDPLSKRNSEPLSMTQLYSGELRKSNGEAFNWDMNLLLAYNRTFDKHSVNFTVGINTKEDYSKSGFALYKGFPSGSLNSPNYAKEIYEKPSQSEGKSRLFGAIATVNYSYRDIYLFDFSGRIDGSSKFGSDRKYAPFWSTGFGINIHNYAFMDSYKYIDELKIRGSYGQTGNVNFSDYEAKTIYTMNDDQWYQTGAGATLTALGNKDLTWETTNTLDVGVELSILNRLFYIKASYYNKKTTDCINSVTIPSSTGFNTYKDNIGEVRNKGYEINLRADIIRKQDLYFALFGNLSHNQNRLMKIAQSLKDYNSQVDDYFNTSNPYDGSTSKPFTKYIEGISMNTIWGVKSMGIDPSNGNEVFIRPDGTLTDVWNTSDQVVIGCTDPDAQGSFGFNLVYKNFTLFTNFMYEFGGQRYNQTLVDRVENANIYEENVDRRVLTNRWQKVGDKAKFKKLESGRSGVTATNPTSRFVQDYNTVSLSSISLGYDFTQPWIKKPN, encoded by the coding sequence ATGAAAAAAAATGGAATTGAAGTCTTTGGCGGAATGCAAAGATTTAAAAAGATGCGATTTATTTTTAAACGCAGCTTTCTTCTTCTATTCATGTCCCTCTTCTTCTTGCAGGTTGGTGCGAAATCTCAAGTTGTAAGATTGACAATGAATTTGGAAAACGTTACTATCGACCAAGCCATCACAAATGTGAGTCAGAAAACTGGTTATCGTTTTTTGTATCAGATGGAAGAAGTCATAAAGTATGGGAAAAGGAATTTGAGTGTGAAGAGTGCTACTTTGGAAGAGGTGTTGAACGAGTTATTGAAAGATACGCCTTTGTCTTATGTTATCCAAAATGATGTAGTCATCATCACTCCGGCTAAAGATGAAAAAGCACAGGAGAAACCCCGGCAAATCAAGGGTAAGGTGGTAGATGAGAAAAGTGTTCCGTTGCCTGGAGTTACAATTCTTATAGAGGGAACTAAACTGGGGGTTGTAACGGATGCGGATGGTAAGTTTAAAATTGAGATACCCAAAATGGATAGTACAATTTTAGTGTTCTCGTTTATTGGGATGGAAACCATCCATTATCGTTTAAGTGATGATCGGAAAAATGATGAAAAATTGATTATCAAGATGAAAGGAGACGTGGAGGAGATGGATGAGGTGGTTGTGACGGGATATGCCAACATCAGAAAAGAAAGTTTCACGGGAAATACGGTCTCTGTAAAGAAAGAGGAACTTTTAAAGGCTTCCAAAACGAATGTAATTAAAGCGTTGCAAGCATTTGATCCCTCTTTCCGTATCAAAGAAAACAACCAATGGGGATCAGACCCGAATGCCTTACCGGAAATGTATATTCGCGGTGAATCCGGTATAGGTATAAAGCAATTAGATCCGAATTACACAACTAAAGGTAATTTACAGAATAACCCGAACCTTCCGACGTTTATTATGGACGGGTTCGAGATTAGCGTGCAAAAATTATACGACTTCGACATCAATAGAATCGAGAGTATCACTATATTGAAAGATGCTGCAGCAACGGCCCTATATGGTTCGCGTGCCGCCAATGGTGTCGTGGTTATCACAACCGTAGCTCCGAAACCAGGTAAATTGAATGTTTCGTATAGCTTTACCGGTTCAGTGGTCGCTCCCGACTTGTCGGATTATGATCTTCTAAATGCGAGAGAAAAGTTGAAAGTCGAAAAGTTAGCTGGCTGCTATGACGCCGATGATGACCTGGATTTAATTGCTAAGGAAAAAGAATATAATGCGAAACTCACGAATATTGAAAAAGGTGTCGATACGTATTGGTTGTCTAAACCTCTTGAAACCATATTCAATCACAAACACAGTTTATTTGTAGAAGGAGGGGCGGAAAATGTGCGGTTTGGACTTGATCTTGGTTACAATACCAACTCGGGAGTCATGATCGGTTCTTACCGGGATAATATCGGGATTGCATTGTACGTGGACTACCGGATAGGGGAATTGCAGGTAAAAAATCAAGTAAGCTATAACTTGACTAAATCGGCCGAATCTCCATACGGTGATTTCTCAAAATATGCCTATGCCCAACCGTATGATCCTTACAAAGATAAAAACGGGAAATATCTCGAAAAATTACAAGATTATGACGGAACAAGTACGGCTACTGATTACCGGGAAAATCCCCTTTACGAATCGACATTGATGAATTACGACAAATCCGATATCGAGGAGTTCATCAACAATCTCAGTGCGAATTGGTATATAACCCAACATTTGTTGCTGAAAGGAACTTTCAGCATTACCAGAATCGTGGAACATGGAGAAAGTTTTCTTGACCCGCTCTCCAAGCGGAATTCAGAACCGTTGAGCATGACCCAACTTTATTCTGGAGAATTGAGAAAATCAAACGGGGAAGCGTTTAATTGGGACATGAACCTGTTGTTGGCTTACAATCGCACATTTGACAAACACAGCGTAAACTTTACCGTCGGGATCAATACGAAAGAAGATTACAGCAAAAGCGGTTTCGCCCTATACAAGGGCTTCCCGTCGGGTTCGTTGAATTCGCCTAATTATGCGAAAGAAATTTACGAGAAGCCCTCTCAATCAGAAGGCAAAAGCAGGTTGTTCGGAGCTATTGCTACGGTAAACTATAGTTACCGGGATATCTATCTATTCGATTTCTCAGGACGTATCGACGGGTCGTCAAAATTTGGAAGCGACCGGAAATATGCACCTTTCTGGTCTACCGGGTTCGGTATCAACATCCACAATTACGCTTTCATGGACAGCTACAAGTATATTGACGAGTTGAAAATCAGGGGTAGCTACGGGCAAACCGGAAATGTCAATTTCTCGGATTACGAGGCCAAAACGATTTACACGATGAATGATGACCAATGGTACCAGACAGGAGCCGGGGCGACATTAACGGCATTGGGGAATAAAGACCTTACTTGGGAAACGACGAACACGTTGGATGTCGGGGTTGAATTGAGCATATTGAATCGTCTTTTCTACATCAAAGCGTCCTATTACAACAAAAAGACCACTGACTGTATTAATAGCGTGACCATCCCGAGTTCCACGGGTTTCAATACGTACAAAGACAATATCGGGGAAGTAAGGAATAAGGGATACGAAATCAACTTGAGAGCGGATATTATCAGGAAACAAGATCTATACTTTGCTCTTTTCGGAAACCTCTCGCATAATCAAAACCGTTTGATGAAAATCGCCCAAAGCTTGAAAGATTACAACTCACAAGTGGACGACTATTTTAACACGAGCAATCCTTACGATGGTTCAACCAGCAAGCCTTTCACTAAATACATCGAAGGAATATCCATGAACACCATTTGGGGTGTCAAATCAATGGGGATCGATCCGTCCAATGGTAATGAAGTGTTTATCCGCCCGGACGGAACGTTAACTGACGTGTGGAATACTTCCGACCAAGTGGTGATCGGTTGTACAGATCCGGATGCGCAAGGTTCATTCGGATTCAACTTAGTCTATAAAAACTTTACCTTGTTCACGAATTTTATGTATGAATTCGGGGGACAACGTTATAACCAAACACTGGTAGATCGGGTAGAAAACGCAAATATTTACGAGGAGAATGTGGACAGAAGGGTGTTGACGAACAGATGGCAGAAAGTCGGAGACAAGGCAAAATTTAAAAAACTGGAAAGCGGCAGATCCGGTGTTACGGCAACCAACCCGACATCTCGGTTCGTGCAAGACTACAACACGGTATCTTTGAGCTCCATCTCTCTTGGTTATGATTTCACTCAACCTTGGATAAAAAAGCCAAATTGA
- a CDS encoding FecR family protein has product MMDYPKDYKISRLIAKKVIGTLSPAEEERLEAWLKEDVRNRELFQYILEGKNLSSRDLYARHFEVDDSWKTVKKQLGLRNKRRSMSFGRMGIAVSIILLVGIGLYWGFFRKPTEREIAQSIARIETGGSKAVLITSSGDEIVLQDSTKQLIALGSGMVAKNDGHQVSYEEIVGESGRDVLVYNTIRVPCGGEYKLFLSDSTEVFLNSDSEIRFPVKFGKNKRDVFLRGEAFFIVRKDASRPFVVNADDKVSVEVLGTQFNLQAYPNKKIVETTLNEGLVRVYDGKQSVKIQPDQQVVYKDGELFIRRVDASLYSAWKDGRFVLLNNTLEDIMMCLGRWYNIDIFWVNPELKEYHFSGELARYEDFTEILDMLEKATRVHFEVKGRTVFVNKIFK; this is encoded by the coding sequence ATGATGGACTATCCGAAAGATTATAAAATATCTCGTTTGATTGCTAAAAAAGTGATCGGTACACTTTCGCCTGCTGAAGAAGAGAGATTAGAAGCGTGGCTGAAGGAGGATGTTCGGAATAGAGAATTATTTCAATATATCCTTGAAGGAAAAAATCTTTCGAGCAGAGATTTATATGCCAGGCATTTTGAGGTGGATGATTCGTGGAAGACGGTGAAAAAACAGTTGGGGTTACGAAACAAACGAAGAAGTATGTCTTTTGGGAGGATGGGTATTGCAGTTTCTATAATTTTACTTGTAGGGATTGGGTTGTATTGGGGATTTTTTAGAAAGCCTACGGAACGAGAGATTGCGCAATCGATAGCTCGTATCGAGACGGGTGGTTCCAAGGCTGTTCTGATTACTTCTTCCGGTGACGAAATTGTATTGCAAGATAGTACGAAACAATTAATAGCTTTGGGAAGCGGTATGGTAGCCAAAAATGATGGCCATCAAGTTTCTTATGAAGAGATTGTGGGGGAAAGTGGAAGAGATGTTCTTGTGTATAATACCATTCGGGTGCCATGCGGTGGAGAATATAAATTGTTTTTGTCTGATAGTACGGAGGTGTTCTTGAATTCAGATTCTGAGATACGATTTCCAGTTAAATTCGGGAAGAACAAACGGGATGTATTTTTACGTGGAGAGGCTTTTTTTATTGTTAGAAAAGATGCTTCACGTCCGTTTGTAGTGAATGCAGATGACAAAGTGTCTGTCGAGGTCTTAGGAACTCAATTTAATTTGCAGGCTTATCCGAATAAGAAAATTGTAGAAACCACGTTGAATGAAGGATTGGTGCGGGTATATGATGGAAAGCAAAGCGTGAAGATTCAGCCTGATCAACAAGTTGTATATAAAGATGGAGAACTTTTTATTCGTCGGGTAGATGCGAGCCTTTATTCTGCATGGAAGGATGGACGGTTTGTATTATTGAATAATACCTTGGAGGACATCATGATGTGCTTGGGACGTTGGTATAATATTGATATATTTTGGGTAAACCCGGAACTGAAGGAATATCACTTCTCCGGAGAGTTAGCCCGGTATGAGGATTTCACGGAAATATTGGATATGTTGGAGAAAGCTACTCGGGTGCATTTCGAAGTAAAAGGTAGAACCGTGTTCGTGAATAAAATATTCAAATAG
- a CDS encoding RNA polymerase sigma-70 factor, which produces MSKRDQNTENFLFDSIRSGNIEAYEVLFKKYYLSMCIVACRLIGDEDIAKDITQEVFIHLWEKRESYDFKTTPDIFLYVAVKNKCFDYLKKQKKMPIQNSSETADREYFFRNLVIEEETYRIVNEAIDALPVQSRRIIKLSLEGKQNKEIAEELGISTNTVKSLKYKAINVLRVALKDYYYLLLFLFPKI; this is translated from the coding sequence ATGTCTAAACGTGATCAAAATACAGAGAACTTTTTATTTGACTCTATTCGTAGTGGCAATATTGAGGCTTATGAGGTCTTGTTTAAAAAATATTACTTGTCTATGTGTATTGTTGCTTGCCGTCTTATCGGGGATGAAGATATAGCGAAAGACATTACGCAGGAAGTATTTATTCATTTGTGGGAAAAAAGGGAATCTTATGATTTTAAAACAACACCGGATATATTTTTATATGTAGCTGTCAAGAACAAATGCTTCGATTATTTGAAAAAGCAAAAGAAAATGCCTATTCAAAATAGTTCGGAAACAGCTGATCGTGAATACTTTTTTCGAAATCTAGTGATCGAAGAAGAGACATATCGAATTGTTAATGAGGCAATTGATGCTTTACCTGTTCAAAGTCGTCGAATTATAAAATTAAGTTTGGAAGGTAAGCAAAATAAAGAAATTGCAGAGGAATTAGGAATTTCTACAAACACTGTTAAATCATTGAAATATAAAGCGATAAACGTCCTTCGTGTAGCGTTGAAGGATTATTATTATTTACTTTTGTTCTTGTTTCCAAAAATATAA
- a CDS encoding TlpA family protein disulfide reductase has translation MMKKLIYMAVLLLAVISARAQDYEAFNKFMREYSRGWMTDYMKPAGNTMTMVKQVGEPAPEFYFDKKLNSKALKGKFVVINFWSTWCGSCINLVHDLDTVLFRNMQPYEGVQFIGVDSHEKVSEREARKWWKDHGINYSCGYGKGADACAEAFHGNHPSVIIIDDQGIVRGRWDGRSPKLAEIVRMAIWVLKIVPEQGIQADLTTVKKLVEEKEYLKALYLLEIMPENIESATLKYQCKLEIFENSAIRYFDVIREKYRDDEQYLSVMESIMYLVLASDSKADAVIKNGLDAAESLLRSRRNGDYRVHEAMGILCYRYGESFKRKGVRALENSIPAAKMNREGDDVIKHLEEQVKIYRERLD, from the coding sequence ATGATGAAGAAATTGATTTACATGGCTGTATTATTACTTGCAGTCATTTCTGCTAGGGCTCAGGACTACGAGGCTTTTAACAAATTTATGAGAGAGTATTCCAGGGGTTGGATGACAGATTACATGAAGCCGGCAGGCAACACGATGACGATGGTTAAACAAGTGGGTGAGCCTGCCCCGGAATTTTATTTTGATAAAAAGTTAAACAGCAAGGCGTTAAAAGGAAAGTTTGTCGTGATAAATTTCTGGTCCACGTGGTGTGGTAGTTGCATCAATCTGGTCCATGATTTGGATACGGTGCTGTTCCGGAATATGCAGCCTTATGAGGGAGTGCAATTTATAGGAGTGGATTCACACGAGAAGGTATCGGAACGTGAAGCTCGGAAATGGTGGAAAGATCATGGCATTAATTATTCTTGCGGTTATGGGAAAGGGGCAGATGCTTGTGCGGAGGCGTTTCATGGCAATCACCCGTCTGTCATAATTATAGATGATCAAGGGATCGTTAGAGGGCGTTGGGACGGTAGGAGTCCGAAATTGGCGGAAATTGTTCGAATGGCTATTTGGGTGCTTAAAATTGTTCCGGAACAGGGGATTCAAGCTGATTTGACAACAGTCAAGAAGCTTGTGGAAGAGAAGGAGTATCTTAAGGCGCTTTATTTACTCGAAATTATGCCGGAGAATATAGAGAGTGCTACTTTGAAATACCAGTGTAAATTGGAGATTTTCGAAAATAGTGCTATCCGGTATTTTGATGTAATACGGGAAAAATACAGGGATGATGAGCAATATCTTTCCGTTATGGAGAGTATAATGTATTTGGTACTGGCTTCTGATTCGAAAGCAGATGCTGTTATCAAGAATGGGTTGGATGCGGCCGAGAGTTTGTTGAGAAGTAGGAGGAACGGGGATTACCGTGTCCATGAAGCGATGGGTATTTTGTGTTACAGGTATGGCGAAAGTTTCAAGCGTAAAGGAGTTCGGGCTTTGGAAAATAGTATTCCGGCAGCCAAGATGAATCGGGAGGGGGATGATGTTATCAAGCATTTGGAGGAACAGGTGAAGATTTATCGGGAGAGATTGGATTGA